The Micrococcales bacterium region ACCCGGCCGCTGTGCCCGAGGTGCCGGCCGGGCCGGCCATGCCGCCTCCTGGGCCACCGGTTGATCAACCCTTTGCTGCTGGGCCACCGTTCGAACCGCCGTTCGCTCCGGTGCCGCCTTCCACCCAGCCCTTCCCTCCCGTGCCGCCGGTTGAGCCGACCTTGCCTGCCGCCCCACCGCCCGGCCAGCCGTTTGCTGCCGGGCCGCCCACAGATCAACCCTTCCCTCCTGTGCCGCCGGTTGAGCCGACCTTGCCTGCCGCCCCACCGCCCGGCCAGCCGTTTGCTGCCGGGCCGCCCACTGACCAGCCGTTTGCTGCCGGGCCGCCCACTGACCAGCCGTTTGCTGCCGGGCCGCCGCTTGATCAACCCTTCCCACCGGTGCCGCCTCCTGACCAGCCGTTCGCTGCCGGGCCGCCCACTGACCAGCCCTTCCCTCCTGTACCGCCGGTAGATCAACCCTTTGCGCCCGGGCCAGCTTTCGACCAGTCTCTGCCTCCGGCTCCGGCCTATTCGCCTCTTCAGCCCGATGGCGCAGCGCCGCCTTATGCCGTTGGCCCACCTGGGTCAGAAGCGCCCCCCGCCCCCATGCCCGAGCCGGGCCCGTGGCAAGACGCAGCGCCGCCGCCTCTGCCCGGTCCAGGCGGCAGTGGTTTTGGCCCAGAGGCGCCAGCCGACCCGACCAAACCAAAGCGCGGCCAGAAGCGTCCCGGGCTGATTCTGACGATCATTGGCCTGGTCCTGATGGTGGCCTCACCTGCGCCTTTGGTGATTGCCGGTTTGGGCGTATCCGCCACTGTCAGCGACGTCGCGGCCGGTTCCAAAGCCATGCCAATAATCGACAACCCGATCACGGCCAAGTCCCTAAAGACCGGCGACTACTTTGTCTGGTCGACTTCCGGCAAGTGGCCCACCGGCTGCGAGATCACTAAGGGCGGCCCCGACGGTGAGGCCGTCAAACTTGGCTCGCCCAATAACCCGATTGGCCTGGATGCCGGCTACCCTGTCAAAGCGGTCAAGGCATTTGTCTCCCAGGGCGGTGACTACACACTGAGCTGCGACGCACCTGATCCCGGCGCCGACCCGGTGGTGCTCTACTTTGTCCCGGCCACCCGCGCTTCGATGGTCAGCTCTTTGGTTCTGATGGCTGCCGCCTCAGGGGCCCTCTTGCTGATCGGCACGGTCCTGGTAGTCACACAGACTCTGCGCCGCGCCGGCTGGAACAACCGCATGCTGAGGGAGTTCGGCGCCATCTGAGCAAGAGCCTCAGCTATGTCGGCTGCGGCAGCCGGCATCGGTCCTTGCCGGTGCTGCGAAACCTCGGACTCGGTGGAAAGTAGCGGCCAGCCTGCGCCTCTACCGCGAGTTCAGGGTTTGGCATGACCGGTTGCGGCCCCCCCAAATTCAGCCAGTCCAGGGTTTGGCATGACGCTCCGCCACTCGGGCCGCGGCGCCAACAGGCCGGCTGCGGCAGCCGGCATCGGTCCTTGCCGGTGCTGCGAAACCTCGGACTCGGTGAAAAGTAGCGGCCATCTTGCGCCTCTACCACGAGTTCAGGGTTTGGCATGACCGAGTCTGCCCAACCCCAATTCCACGAGTTCAGGATTTGGCATGACCGATGCCGCGCCACGACTTAGCACCGACGCAGGTTCGGTTGCCACGACCTTGTACCAACGCAGGTCCGAGTTTTCAAGGCGAAGCGTCTGGCCTGGTCACCGCCACCGGCCCAAAGCCCCGACCTGTTTTGGTGCTAGGTCGCGGCCGGTTGAGCTGCCTTGGTGCTAGGTCGCGGCCGGTTGAGCTGCCTTGGTGCTAGGTCGCGGCCGGGCGGCCTGTTTTGGTGCTAGGTCGCGGCCGGTTGAGCTGTCTTGATGCTAGGTCGCGGCCGGGCGGCCTGTTTTGGTGCTAGGTCGCGGTCGGTTGAGCCGTCTTGATGCCAGGTGGCCGCGGAGCCTCAGAAGCGTTCGGCCCTGAGCTCGTCCAGAATCTCGGTGGTAGTGGGACCGTCAGCGCGGAGGATCAGATGCTCGGGCACCGGTTGGTAGGCCGATGCCGGCGGCGGCAGCTCAGGCAGGCCAGAGCCGGATTCGTTCAAAGGGTCGAGCACAGGCATGGGCGGGTTCTAGCGGTGCCAGGTACGGGCGCCTAGGGCCTCGAGCTTGGCGTTGAAATGCTCATAGCCACGGTCAATTAGGCCAATGCCGGTGACGGTGGAGCGACCGGGTGCGGCCAGCGCGGCGATCAGGTGGGAGAAACCGCCGCGCAAGTCCGGCACCTCGATTTCGGCTGCGCGCAGTGGTGTCGGTCCGCAGATGATGGCGGAATGCTGGTAGTTGCGCATACCAAAACGGCAGACCTGCCCACCGAGGCATTCACGGTAAAGCTGGATCCTGGCGCCCATGCGGCGCAGAGCCTCGGTAAAACCAAAGCGCTGTTCGTAAACAGTCTCATGAACAACCGACAGTCCAGTTGCCTGGGTCAGGGCCACTACCAACGGCTGTTGCCAATCCGTCATGAAACCGGGATGAACCCCAGTTTCAACCGCGATTGAGCTGAGCGGGCCGCCAGGGTGGTAGAACCGGATACCGGTCTCAGTGATGTCAAACCGACCGCCGGCCTTGCGGAAGACGTTGAGGTAGGTGACCATGTCATCTTGCCGCGCCCCGTCGACGGTTATGTCGCCGCCAGTGGCCAAGGCGGCTGCAGCCCAAGAGGCCACTTCGATCCGATCCGGCAGAGAGTTGTGGCGGTAGCCTTCGAGCGAATCGACGCCCTCAACTTTGATGGTGCGGTCGGTTTCGATCGAAATGATGGCGCCCATCTGCTGTAACACCGCCACCAAATCCATGATCTCGGGTTCAACTGCCGCTCCGCGCAACACCGTGATGCCCTCGGCCAGCACGGCCGTCAGCAGGAACTGCTCCGTCGCGCCGACAGAGGGGAAGGCCAGTTCCATCTGCATACCCTGAAGCCGTTTGGGCGCGGTCAGCCGGATCCCGCCTGGCTCCTTAGACACCTCAGCGCCGAATTGACGCAGGATTTGGAGGTGAAAGTCGATAGGGCGGCCGCCAATATCGCAGCCGCCTAGGTCCGGGATAAATGCTTCGCCAACGCGGTGCAGCAACGGCCCGCAAAACAGAATAGGGATACGCGAGGAGCCAGCGTGAGTGGCGATATCGGCGGCTTTGGCCAATTCGACACCCAAGGGATTCATCGCCACGGTGCCGGTGGCATCGTCGACCGAAACCGACACGCCGTGAGCCCGCAGCAGATCAGCCACGATTTCGACATCGCGGATTTGCGGCACCGAGTTCAGCTGGCTAGGGCCTTGCCCCAGCAACGACGCCACCATGGCCTTGGAAACGAAGTTCTTGGCGCCGCGCACGGCAATTCGACCGGTAAGCGGGCTCCCACCCTCAACCTCTAAGACGTCACTGACCACGTCTCTAAGACTACTTGGCCCTGGCCACAACCACCGGGATGGCCGGTGAGTGTTTGGCCGGCAAGGTGGTTGGCAGCCAAGCGGCCCGCGAGGCCTCGTAGGCGGTGATGGCCTCGTCTTGGCGCAGGGTCAAGCCAATATCGTCCAAGCCTTCCATCAATCGCCAACGGGTGTAGTCATCGAGGTCAAACCCGGCCACCAACTCGCCACAGCGCAACTGGCGCGAATCTAGGTCAACCGTGATCTCCAGGCCGGGTTGAGCTTCGAGCAACTTGAACAATTGCTCCACAACGTCCTGGCTGGCCTGGGCCGCTACCAACCCAGATTTACCGGCGTTGCCCCTGAAAATGTCAGCGAAACGGGAGGAAATGACGCAGCGGAAACCATAGTCACGCAGAGCCCAAACGGCGTGTTCACGCGAAGAACCGGTGCCGAAATCCGGCCCAGCCACCAGCACCGAGGCAGCGCGATAAGGCGGGGCGTTGAGCACAAAGTCCGGATCGGACCGCCAGGCGGCGAATAGGGCGTCGTCGTAACCGGTTTTGGTGATGCGCTTGAGGTAGACCGCCGGGATGATCTGGTCGGTGTCGACGTTTGACCGGCGCAGCGGCAAACCAACCCCGGTGTGGCTAACAAACTTCTCCATGGCCTAACCCTCCAAGTCTTCCGGTGAGGCCAGGTGGCCCAGCACCGCCGTGGCCGCCGCCACCAGCGGCGACACCAGATGGGTGCGCCCACCCGGCCCCTGGCGGCCCTCGAAGTTCCGGTTCGAAGTTGAGGCCGAGCGCTCACCAGGGCGCAATTTGTCGGCGTTCATGCCCAGGCACATCGAGCAACCGGCGTTGCGCCATTCGGCCCCGAAGTCCTCAAAAACCTGATCTAGGCCCTCTTGTTCAGCCTGGTAGCGCACCCGGGCCGAGCCGGCCACGACCAACATGCGCCGGCCAGGCGCGATCCGCCGGCCCCGGACCACCTGGGCCGCGGCCCTAAGGTCCTCGATCCGGCCGTTGGTGCATGAGCCGAGGAAAACGGTGTCGACCTGGACATCGCGCAGAGCCGTGCCCGGCGCCAAGCCCATATAGGCCAAGGCCGCCTCGATGGCCTGGCCAGTTTCGTCATCGGGCGCCTGGGCCGGGTCCGGCACCCGCCCGCTCAGCGGCGCGCCTTGGGCCGGATTGGTCCCCCAGGTCACAAACGGCCCCAGAGCGCTGGCGTCGAGGCTGACCTCGCGGTCGAAGCCGGCGCCAGGGTCTGTCCTCAAGGTTCGCCAGTAGTCAACCGCGGCCTGCCAGTCTGGCCCGGCCGGCGCGTGTGGGCGGCCTTCTAAGTAGTCGAAGGTGGTCTGGTCCGGCGCCACCAACCCGGCCCGGGCACCAGCCTCGATCGACATATTGCAGATCGTCATCCGGCCTTCCATCGACAGCTGCTCGATCGCCGGACCGCGGTACTCAATGACGTAACCTTGGCCGCCGCCGGTACCAATTAGGGCAATTACGGCCAAAATGATGTCTTTGGCCGTGGTGTCGGGGCCCAGTTGCCCGGTGACGTTGACGGCCATGGTCTTGAAAGGCGCCAAGGGCAGGGTTTGGGTCGCCAGGACGTGTTCAACCTCGCTAGTGCCGATGCCGAAGGCTAGGGCACCGAAGGCGCCGTGAGTTGAGGTGTGGGAATCGCCGCAAACCACTGTCATTCCAGGTTGAGTTAGTCCCAGTTGCGGTCCAACCACGTGGACAATGCCCTGGTCAGGGTCGCCTAGGGAATGTAGGCGGAGGCCAAACTGCTTGGCGTTGGCCCTGAGCGTGTCGATTTGGAGCTTGGACACTGCATCGGCAATAGGCCGGTCGATGTCTTGGGTTGGCGTGTTGTGATCCTCCGTCGCGATGGTCAGCTCCCGGCGGCGTATCTGGCGGCCGGTCAGCCGCAGGCCCTCAAAGGCCTGGGGTGAGGTGACCTCGTGGACCATATGCAGGTCAATGTAGAGCAGGTCAGGTTGGCCGTCCTGACCTGGTTTGACCACATGGGCCTGCCATATCTTCTGGGCCAACGTCTGGGCCATATGGCACCACTCCTTAGCTTTTTGGACCGTCACACTTCCAGGCTTGCGTCTCACAGTTTGGAATGTAGAGTATCAAGACATGGACAATGCTAGCGGAGTCGGTGTGCTCGACAAGGCCGCCCTGGTGCTCAACTCCTTGGAGTCAGGGCCGGCCACTTTGGCGCAATTGGTGACCTCAACCGGCTTGGCCCGGCCAACAGTGCACCGCCTGGCGGTGGCCATGGAATACCACCGCTTTGTCACCCGAGACCTTCAAGGCCGGTTCATTTTGGGCCCACGACTATCTGAGTTGGCGACTTCCGCCGGTGAAGACCACTTGTTATTGGCTGCCACTCCTGTGCTCGGCGCCTTGCGCGACCATTCAGGCGAATCGGCTCAGCTGTTCAGGCGGCAAGGCGACCAGCGCGTCTGCGTGGCCGCGGCCGAGCGTCCAATGGGTCTGCGTGATTCGATCCCAATTGGCGCGGTCTTGTCAATGAACGCCGGCTCGGCCGCGCAGGTGTTACTGGCCTGGGAGGATCCGGACAGGTTGCACCGCGGTCTGGTCGGGGCGAAATTCACGGCCACTATGTTGGCCTCAGTCCGCCGCCACGGCTGGGCCCAATCGGTTAGCGAACGCGAACCTGGGGCGGCGTCAGTATCAGCGCCAGTGCGCGGGCCAGGCGGCAAAGTGATTGCGGCGGTTTCGGTCTCTGGGCCGGTCGAACGGGTTTCACGCCAACCGGGCCGGCTACACGCCGCCGCTGTAGTGGCCGCAGCCAACCGACTGACCGATTCCTTGGCCCAGCACGAGCAGAGCTAGGCTGCCAGCGCTAGATCTTCTTCGTCATTGCGCCGGCGCCGTCGCCGGGCCGCTACCAGGATCCAACCCAGGAGCAAGCAGATCACAGCGGCCACCGCCAGGGACACGGCCGCGTTCACACCGGTGAATGGCAGCCAACCACCAGGCTGATAGCCGTCCGCGTGCCCGGTGGCTGGCGGCGAGTTGTCAGGCGTAGTTGGGGTCGGCTGGATTGGACTTGGTGGCGGCGGTTGCGGTCCGCCGGCCGGTCTCAGAGTCAGCAGGACGTCGAAGCCCAAGGTGACACTGTCAGCCGCGGCCGGGTTGCCGATGGTCTCGCTAGCCGGCATCTCCCATCCCAAGGTCAGGTCGATGCTTTGGCCGGCGGCCAAATCAACCTCGTGGACGGCGGCCTTCTGACTGGTGGCCGAACCAGTCGTAACGACCGCTTCGGTGGAGTTTCTCAGGGCTGAGAACTGGGCTCGGCTGACCGGCCCGCCGTCGACATACCAGAAGATGTTCGAGCCATCTTCGAAGTCGTGACGGGGGGCACCAGAGGCGGTGTTGATTTCCGGGTCCAGCACCGCCACTTCAAGCACTCCATCGGCCGTGCCGGTGTTTTTGATGGTCGAAGTTCGGTAGACGTGGTCGCCCGGCGCGGCCGTCATGTCGAATAAGAAGGAGTCTTGAGCCGTGACGATCTCGTGTTCGGTGCCATCAAGGTCCATATAGACGTGGCCTGAGCTCCAGCTGGCTTCGATCTTGCCCACGCCGGTGGATTGAGGCTTGGCCCCGCCACCGAGCTCGTCGGCAAAGGCCGCGGCTGAAAGCAAACCCAATAGGGCGGCGGCAGCGAAGGCAAGGGCGATGGCGCCGGTGCCCAGTCTTGACCTGAGCTTGGTCATTGCCCTTTCCTTCCTGTAGCCGGGGATTTGGTGGTTAGCACCGCTAGTTGGTCGGTTGTTCTTAGCCTCGCCAAGTCACCGATCCAAACGAGGCTGGCTGAGCCGCGTTTGGGGCCGGCGCTTGGGGGTGCGCCGGTCTTGGGCCATCCTGTGGGGGGGTTGCCCGGCCAGCGGACGGCCCTGAGACAACAGGGGCCGCCGCCGGCCGGTCAGCCGCCACTGCCGGGGGGATGCGGCTAGGAACCCCGGCGGACGGCTGGTTTTGCACCAACGGCGGGCTGTGATTGACAGCCGCCGATGGCGTGGTCTGGTTGTTGTCAGGCCAAGCCGGCGGCGCCGCTTGGGCGCTGGCCTGGACGTTGGCCTGAGGTTTGGCCTCGGCATTGGCTGCCGGGGCCGGCTCGCTGGGGTGGGTGCGCCGTTTGAGCGGTCCGCTGCCCCAGAAGAAGTAAGCCGCGACCAGCAGGCCCACACCGGTCAAAGCGATGGCCATATGCCTGGTCAGCCAGTTTGTGACCCAGCCCAAGTAGGGGATGGTGTACATCAACTTGCCCCTGATTTGGGTGGCCGCGATTGGGTCGTCGACGGCCGAGTTGGCGTCACCTTGGGTGACGAAACTAACCTCGTTGTTCTCGGGGCTGATGGCCTTGCCAATCACCCGGTGGGTCACCAGAGTGGGGTCTTGCGGGTTGGGCATGAAGGTGACGACATCGCCAATCATGATCTCCTGGTCGGGGTACTTGACCCCCTCGACCACAATCATGTCGCCCGGGCTGATTGTCGGCTCCATAGAGCCGGTCAGCACTGTCAGGGCGGCGCCGTCGTTGACCTTGGGCACAACCACTACTGCCACAGCCAAAGCGACCAGCAGCAAAACCACTACGGTTCCAAAGACGGAAAGGAATCCGCCCAGGAAGCCCCGGGGCTTGCGTTTGTTGGTCCTTTTCATGGTCGAGAACTCCTAGCCAGTTGTTTATGTGGGTTGGTCTTGTATTTGGGCCGGGGACCCGGCGGCCGGCACCCGTCTGTGCCTGCCGCCGGGCCGAATGCCCAATTGCATCCCGGCTGTTTGCTTATTGGCTTACGCCAAGCGATCAGGTCGCTGAGACCCAAGCACCGGCTTCGCCGTCGCCACGGACCTGCTCCAGCTTGAAGATGACGTTCTCAAGCAGTTGCTCGGCGTTCATGTAGCCCACGGAATCCACATCGAAGGTGGCGATGACCACAACGGTGGCGTTGGCCACGCCGCCGGTCACACCGGTGGCCGGCTTGGCCAGGGTGGAGGCAGTGTGGGCCACGTTGGCAGCGTCAGTGAAGTAACCCAGAGAGGTCGAGCCGGTTGGCGCGAGATCATCCAGGGGCACCACTACAACGCCGTCCACCAGCACCATGTACTCAAGGGTCAAGTCATCCCAGGTGGTCGAGGGGGGCGGACCCACGGGATCCGGAATCTCGAAGGAGAGCTCGGCCACTAGGTTGTCGCCCTGAATGGTGACAGTGGTGTCAAAAGTAGCTGCCAGCTGGTCACCAGGCGAAACTAGGAAATCGCCAATGGAGATGGCTTCGCCGGCATAGAGGGGATCCGGGTCGTCGTCAACGACGATTACCGGGCTATCAAACTCGCGGTCAGGCGAGACGTCATACCAGGAGGCGGGATCGGCCGTTAGCCCCAGCTGGCCGGCGGTGATGGTACCACCAGCAACCTGCTCTTGGGCGCTCCAAAGGGCAAAGGTCGAACCAGCCAGCAGAATTGCGGCTGCCGCCACGCCGGCAACAATACCCTTGCGCTTGCGGCGCTGGGTTTGCATTTGGTCGTGTGATTCGTTCATTTCAAATTTGTCTTTCTGTGCGGGTTCTGCCCTTGGGCTTTCCTTGGGCCGTATTAGGAGGGTGCGGCCAGGCCGCTTCCCGTCTCAGTGTCCGGCCGGCCAGTGGTTCACATTGGTCACGGCGGACACAAAGCGATGTTGTTGGTTTCAGGTGCATCACCCGCGCTGCTAAGCGGCAGCTGCGGTCAGAGCATCTGAAATGTCCATCACCTGGTCCAACTTGGCCTGCCATTGATTCATTCCCCTTAATGGCGGCCCAAATAGGCGTTTTTCCTCAGAGCGATATCGAGACCGCCACCCCGCGCGCGTAGCCGTGTGACCTGCGTTGTTGCCGGCAATCTGAAAACTACGCTAATAGCGAATTTCCACGAAATAGTGAAAACACTCACCGGGTTTTGAGGTCACAGACTGGTCTTAGAAAACACGGCGACAGCCGTACAAATCGTTATCAAAGGCAATGCCGCCCCGGGCCTATTCCATAAACAATCCAGCAAGACTCGCTGGCGGCTCAGGGAAGCTCGGCCGGCCAGGTCAGTTGCGGCGTAATCGTAACGGCCAATTCCGGCTCACTAGCCGGGTCTGGCTGCACAATCGCATCCCAGTCGTCGGAATCAGTGACCTGGTTCGAAGCTGGGCCTAGGCCTGTGGCCGTGGCAGTGGTGTCATAGGGTTCGCCGGTGGCCGGATCAAACTCCAACACCAAACAGAACCATTGGGCATCAGTTTTGTAGGCACCGTATGTCGGTTCAATTGCCGACACCGCTGCCTCAACCAGTGTGCCGGTCTCGATTCCCGAGGCCGAGCAGCTCAGTTCATCCTCGACCGAGTAGACCTTGATTAGCGACCCGGCAAAGACTGTGCCCGCCCCGGGCGTGGCAACCTCAATAGTGTAGTCCAGCCCCAGGTGCCCTTGGGTCGAGGCTTCGACCTCCAGCTGCAAATAGAGCTCACCTTGGGAGGCTAGATCTTGGGCCTCGCTTGGACCCAATTTGAGTTCGATGGCGGATTCGCCAGTGCCAAGAGCCGTTTCGACCCCGTCCAGGCGAGCGTCGAGTCCAATGTGACCATAACCCACACTGGGCATGTTGATAGGGCTGGAATCTGACCATAAAGCCAGCGTGCCGCCGGTGGCCAGACCGGCCACAACCATCAGGCCTACGCACCAGGTCACTAGCCAGGTGACGCGAGAGCCAATTAAGCGTCTAACCACTAGACTCACCCCTCACCTGATCAACAGTCAAAACGATGCCTCCCAATGGGTGGCTGGCGTTGACGTTTGTATGACCGCTAGAGGCCAGGTCAGGGCTTGTTAGCGGGTCGAAAGTGATTTGCAGCACCAGCACAAAGTTCAAGGTGCCGGCTGGTACCGGACCAGCAGTCAGTTCGCTACCGACCGAGGCGGTGCCGCTGTCCGGCGCCACTTGGTTGCCTAAGGCATCTTCGACAGTCCAGGTCGCGCTCCAGCCTGGGCGCATGGCCCAACTAGGCCCGGTGGCTAAGTCCATCGACATGCTCAAGTTGTCGCCTTCACCTACTACGGTGAAGCCCTGGCGCAATTCGATAATGCAGCCAGGCGTGAACTTGAACGCCGCAAGAGAGGAAGTGGTGCTGCCACTTTGGATCTCGGTGGTGGCCTCATAGTCGTTCAGCTGCGTCCAGGAAAAAGTATTGTTTGTCCAGGAGACATCAAGTGAACCTGAGCGAATCACACCACCGGCGCCGGCGTCCTGCGCCGACCACAGGGCATAGGCCACTAGGCCGCCCACCACTACCGATAGCAGGGACATCAGTGCAATCCAACGCCGCTGGCGCGGACTGATTCGCCGTTGCTTGGCTTCTACCGTGCCCAGTTTCCCAGGCACAGCGCTACCGCCCATTGCCCCGTTGGGCCTGGGCTTGCCGGCAGCAAGTATGTCCTGTGTCAACTTCATCGGTCCCTTCGGCTAGCTCAAAATTGCTAACCACAACGTGAAACGGCCAGGCTCAAGGTGGTATTCCTAGAGGCCAGGCAGCCTCAGCCAATTAGGCCGAGGGCAGAACTAGGGCCGCTTGGCGCTGTGACCGTAAAGCACCAAGGCGGCCGCCGTGGCCAGATTCAGCGATTCGGAATCGCCTGGCATTTCGATCCGGACCGTCAGATCGCATTGAGCCAGCATCGCGGCAGTCAAGCCGTGGGCCTCGTTGCCGAAGAGCCAGGCCGTGGGCCGCTGAAGCAGAGAATCGTCCAGCTGGCCAAGGCCAAGGCGACCCCGCGGATCGGCTGCCAAAACTTGGCAATTGCGCTGCCGCAGCTCGGCTAGCACCCAGGCGGCATCGCCCACGGCCGCACCAGCCAGCACCGGCACTCGAAACAGCGAGCCAGCGCTCGACCGCACCACTTTGGGCGAGCTCGGATCGACCGAGCCGGCGGTAAGACCACCAGGTCAACCGCTATGGCGTTGGCCACCCGGATAACCGTGCCAGCGTTGCCTGGGTCGGCAATCTGGTCGAACACCGCCACCAGGGCGGCGCTTGAAGGCCAACTGGCGCTCCGCCATCGGGCCAGCGCCACCATGCCCTGGCCGGCCCGGGAAATCTTCTCGACATAAGGCCCAGAGGCCATATGGACGTAACCGCCACCGGCTTCAACCAGGCGAACCACTTCGGCGTGACGCTGGGCGCAGGCCTCAGTGGTGTAAAGATCGGTTACCAGACCCTCCTTGGCCGCCTCGCGGCTGGGGTTTGGGCCTTCGACCAGAACCAGTCCGCGCTGGCGGCGCACACTGGCGCGGCCAAGCGCCCGGACTTGTTTGATCCGGTCAGAATTGAGGTTGTCCAGCAAACTTATGACCTGGCGCCGGGTACCGGGCGGAGCCATGGGCGTCTTGCCCGGCCCGCCTCATGGCCGGGCGCCAGGCCAAACCCTAAGACAGGCTGGTTGGGCCCTGACTGGCGGCACGGTTGCAAACTACTCCCCTACACGGCCGCCGGGGCGTTGACATCCCTCGGTAGCGCGCCGCGGGCGGTTTCCACCAGGCTGGCGAAGGTGGCCGGGTCGTTGACGGCCAATTCGGCCAACATGCGCCGGTCAACTTCGATCCCTGCCAGGTGCAAACCCTGTACGAAGCGGTTGTAAGTCAGGCCGTTGGCCCGAGCCGCAGCGTTGATGCGCTGGATCCACAGGCGCCTAAAATCGCCTTTGCGCGCCTTGCGGTCGCGATAGGCATAGTTACCTGAGTGAAGCAACTGCTCCTTAGCCTTGGTGTAAAGCCTGGAGCGTTGGCCCCGATAGCCGCTGGCCCGCTCCAAGGTGGTGCGGCGCTTTTTGTGAGCGTTGACGGCTCGTTTCACCCTTGCCATTGTCCTGCTCCTCTTCTAGCGGCCCAGCAGACGCTTGACGGTTTTTTGGTCGGCCTTGGCCAGCAGTTTGTCCTGGCTGAGCCGGCGTGTGCGACGTGAGGACTTCGATTCGAAGTTGTGCCGCATACCCGGCTGTTCATGCTGAATTTTGCCCTTGCCGGTGACCCGGAAGCGCTTTTTCGAACCCGAATGGGTTTTCTGCTTTGGCATGGCCTCATACCTTCTCTTTGGTTGTAGTTGGTGCAGTGGTCTGCTTTGGAGCGCTGGGCCGCGCCCCAGGCTTGGCCGTGACGGCTGCCCGGGCTTTGGGTACAGCTTTGGCGCCCTCAGCAGTTGCTGTCGGGGTGGTCTTGGCGGCTGCCGGCTTTGGCTTGGCCGCCGGAACTGACGGTTTGGCGCCCCCGGTTCGGGCTTTGGCCACCGGGGCGGCCGGTTTGGGCGCCGGAGGCCTGGCCGATGTCGCCGTGGGCCTTGGCGCCGCCGGCTTTGCTGCCGGAGCGGCCGGTTTGGGAGGAGCGGCCGCTGGCTTGGCGGTATTAGGGGCAGCAGCGTCTTCAGGGGCAACTGTGTCTTTGGGTGTGACGGCTTCTAGTGGGGTGGCTTCTGAAGCTGCTGGGGCCGCAGCCTCCGGCACTGCCATGGTCTCCGGCACCGCCATTGATTCCGGCGCTGCAACGGTTTCCGGCACACCTTCGGCCAACGCAGGTGCCTCGGTGACCGGCTCATCGAGGTCCTCAAGGCTGTCCGGCTCGATCAGGTCCTCAATCGCAATAGCCCGGACCGCGGCCGCATTGCCGCGTCCTTCCGCCCGGTTCCGCCGCCGGGTCGGAACCCTGGGAGCCTTCTTTTTCAGTGGTGCCAAAACCATCACCATATTGCGGCCGTCCTGCCTGGGCACTGATTCGACTGTGCCTAGTTCGACCACATCCTCGGCCAGCTTGCGCAACAGCTTCATGCCCATTTCTGGCCGGGACTGTTCGCGTCCCCGGAACATGATCATGACTTTGACCTTGTCCCCCTGGCCCAGGAACCGCTCGACGTGTCCCCGCTTGGTGCCGTAGTCGTGCGGGTCGATTTTCAGCCGGAAACGAATCTCTTTAAGCTGGGTGCCACCCTGGTTGCGCCGGGCATCGCGAGCTTTTTGGGCCGATTCGTACTTGTACTTCCCGTAGTCCATCAACTTGGCGACCGGGGGACGGGCGTCTGGCGCCACCTCCACCAGGTCGAGTTCTGCATCGGCCGCAAGGCGCAGAGCCTTCTCTAGCCGCACTATGCCCACCTGTTCACCGGCGGGTCCAACCAGGCGCACCTCGGGCACGCGTATCCGGTCGTTGATGCGAGGTTCGGTGATGGCCTTCCTCCTATGCGCTTTGGTTCTTTTGGCGCGCACGGATCATTAGCCTTGACCCAGCCCCTGGGTTTGGGTCCCCGGGACTCGGGTGGGAGCTGAACTCCGCTTACGCCCCGCCCTTTTCAGGGCAGTCGGTCGGGGGCCAGTGTAGCAGTCGCCGCC contains the following coding sequences:
- the leuD gene encoding 3-isopropylmalate dehydratase small subunit — its product is MEKFVSHTGVGLPLRRSNVDTDQIIPAVYLKRITKTGYDDALFAAWRSDPDFVLNAPPYRAASVLVAGPDFGTGSSREHAVWALRDYGFRCVISSRFADIFRGNAGKSGLVAAQASQDVVEQLFKLLEAQPGLEITVDLDSRQLRCGELVAGFDLDDYTRWRLMEGLDDIGLTLRQDEAITAYEASRAAWLPTTLPAKHSPAIPVVVARAK
- the murA gene encoding UDP-N-acetylglucosamine 1-carboxyvinyltransferase; protein product: MVSDVLEVEGGSPLTGRIAVRGAKNFVSKAMVASLLGQGPSQLNSVPQIRDVEIVADLLRAHGVSVSVDDATGTVAMNPLGVELAKAADIATHAGSSRIPILFCGPLLHRVGEAFIPDLGGCDIGGRPIDFHLQILRQFGAEVSKEPGGIRLTAPKRLQGMQMELAFPSVGATEQFLLTAVLAEGITVLRGAAVEPEIMDLVAVLQQMGAIISIETDRTIKVEGVDSLEGYRHNSLPDRIEVASWAAAALATGGDITVDGARQDDMVTYLNVFRKAGGRFDITETGIRFYHPGGPLSSIAVETGVHPGFMTDWQQPLVVALTQATGLSVVHETVYEQRFGFTEALRRMGARIQLYRECLGGQVCRFGMRNYQHSAIICGPTPLRAAEIEVPDLRGGFSHLIAALAAPGRSTVTGIGLIDRGYEHFNAKLEALGARTWHR
- the leuC gene encoding 3-isopropylmalate dehydratase large subunit, with the translated sequence MAQTLAQKIWQAHVVKPGQDGQPDLLYIDLHMVHEVTSPQAFEGLRLTGRQIRRRELTIATEDHNTPTQDIDRPIADAVSKLQIDTLRANAKQFGLRLHSLGDPDQGIVHVVGPQLGLTQPGMTVVCGDSHTSTHGAFGALAFGIGTSEVEHVLATQTLPLAPFKTMAVNVTGQLGPDTTAKDIILAVIALIGTGGGQGYVIEYRGPAIEQLSMEGRMTICNMSIEAGARAGLVAPDQTTFDYLEGRPHAPAGPDWQAAVDYWRTLRTDPGAGFDREVSLDASALGPFVTWGTNPAQGAPLSGRVPDPAQAPDDETGQAIEAALAYMGLAPGTALRDVQVDTVFLGSCTNGRIEDLRAAAQVVRGRRIAPGRRMLVVAGSARVRYQAEQEGLDQVFEDFGAEWRNAGCSMCLGMNADKLRPGERSASTSNRNFEGRQGPGGRTHLVSPLVAAATAVLGHLASPEDLEG
- a CDS encoding signal peptidase I gives rise to the protein MKRTNKRKPRGFLGGFLSVFGTVVVLLLVALAVAVVVVPKVNDGAALTVLTGSMEPTISPGDMIVVEGVKYPDQEIMIGDVVTFMPNPQDPTLVTHRVIGKAISPENNEVSFVTQGDANSAVDDPIAATQIRGKLMYTIPYLGWVTNWLTRHMAIALTGVGLLVAAYFFWGSGPLKRRTHPSEPAPAANAEAKPQANVQASAQAAPPAWPDNNQTTPSAAVNHSPPLVQNQPSAGVPSRIPPAVAADRPAAAPVVSGPSAGRATPPQDGPRPAHPQAPAPNAAQPASFGSVTWRG
- a CDS encoding IclR family transcriptional regulator, which codes for MDNASGVGVLDKAALVLNSLESGPATLAQLVTSTGLARPTVHRLAVAMEYHRFVTRDLQGRFILGPRLSELATSAGEDHLLLAATPVLGALRDHSGESAQLFRRQGDQRVCVAAAERPMGLRDSIPIGAVLSMNAGSAAQVLLAWEDPDRLHRGLVGAKFTATMLASVRRHGWAQSVSEREPGAASVSAPVRGPGGKVIAAVSVSGPVERVSRQPGRLHAAAVVAAANRLTDSLAQHEQS